The Canis lupus familiaris isolate Mischka breed German Shepherd chromosome 1, alternate assembly UU_Cfam_GSD_1.0, whole genome shotgun sequence DNA window TCCCGGGGTAAGTCAGGAGCAAGCGCACGGCCCACAGGGGCACGGCCGGCCAGGCCCCCACCTACCTGCCAATGACCCGGGAGGGGGcgggctgcccagggccctgtACTCCCAGCACCACTTGTGCTGCCCGGAACCTCCTGTTTCTCATCCTCACCTGCATTGCTCGTATTTTCATTGGAAACAGAGTTGCTCGCACTAATCTCAATGCTGAGAGCAATCGTCTTGGTCCCTGAACACAAACATAGGCAGGTGTGGGGGACACACTTCCCTGGAGGTGTAGGTGTGATCACCCCCTCAACAAGCCTTGATGCAGGCCACGTGCTTTCCTTCACGTTTCCAAGAGCAGATGCTTCCTTAGGAGGCAGCTGTGGCAGCCGTGCAGGTTCGCATGTGAAGAAAAGGGGGGGTTTCGTGTTCTCTTTTCAAAAGGTGTTTTCCTGGTGACATGGCAGCCAAAGGCTTCTTcacctttggggggggggaacactGTGACTGCAGAGAGAGATCAAGCCAGAGTGGAAGTCACTCTAAGAAGAGAAGGTGTGTGAgtgaagcagagggaagagagggccTGGTGGCAGCCGAGCCCAGCaccccccactgcccacctcccctctccctggtCCCCCCCACTTTGCTGCCCCCCTGTTGGCCCTCCCACTGGCGCCCCTCTTGCCCCCACCCTAGGCTCCCGCTGCCCCCCACCGGCACCCCCCtccgctgcccccaccccccgcagtgTGCACCTGCTGTCTCCCCTTGCCGCCCAGCCCGCAGAGACGCAGGCTGTCCTCGCCTCACTCACTGCTCCACTTCTCAGAATAGGTGGAGAAGAGTTCAGTCAGCAGCCggaggatgtggagaatttttttttttttaagattttattcatttatttgagagggagagtgagagagcaagcgtgagctggagggaggggcagggggagcagcaggctcctggcCGAGCAGCGAGCCCGAcgcgggctccatcccaggaccctgagatctgaacctgagcccaaggcagccgcctagcctgctgagccacccgggcagcctgATGAGaatcttaattctttctttctagctGCCCTGAATTTATCTGCTCGCAGAatgttcttgtctttctctcaagGTACAACTCTGATGAGGTGACACACCTTAAGAAAAGCTGCATTCCTTTGATTGCCTTCCTAAGTCCCTTTGTCCTTAAATGACATCAGCACAGTTCCAaggcggtgggggaggggaggtgtccagggtgaggtaaAGCCACGTGACTTTTGCTTGGTCCTCTGGGGACTTCCCTTGTTCACTCCCACTTCTGGGCAGGGCCGTGATGTGGGCAGGGGACAGACATTATTTGCAATGATGCTCCTTTCTTGAGCTTCACATTTGTTTCAGAAAAGGAATTGCTGGGAGTGG harbors:
- the LOC119870150 gene encoding uncharacterized protein LOC119870150 isoform X3 encodes the protein MVFRLHNPENTKPPLFFTCEPARLPQLPPKEASALGNVKESTWPASRLVEGVITPTPPGKCVPHTCLCLCSGTKTIALSIEISASNSVSNENTSNAGEDEKQEVPGSTSGAGSTGPWAARPLPGHWQGGVNMKTVGSFKYLPMGCIRTLIVSTFPSGSEAIDKHALLSASFLMVLLPSNDHKHHLSPKIPGNDHLSNLWPLPPKGLKTNVLLDDSKCQLLTGPGSLASKVLRDLGSP